The Bifidobacterium actinocoloniiforme DSM 22766 genomic sequence ACATCTCGATACCGAACGCCGATGACATGATCCTCGTGGACGTTGGCTACTACATCAACATCCATGCCGGGGCGTCAGCGTGGACGCAGGTAAGGATCGAGCACTCGGAGCAAACGGGCACCAACAAGGTCACCGTACAGAAGATGTTCTCCAACGAGTCCGTAAAAAACATCGGCACCTTCGACGTTGACAAGGGCAACAACAACGCCCTCAACGTCTCGGTCCCATCCTCGGAAATCACTGGGGACCAGGACCTGACCTGGAACGCCGCGCTTGACATGAACGGAAAGGACCTGGCATTCTGCCCGGCCCACCAAGAGGATAAAGTCCCACTGCAATGATTCTTCTCGGCCCCGCTTCGGCGGGGCCTTTCCGTATCCGTCCAGTCATTTAAACCAACGACACACACGGCCGCAAGCCCCGGCATTCCGGGGCTTGCGCATTTAACGCCGTCTTGCCTGGGCGCGACGTCAAGGGTCTGTTTCGTCCCTGCGCCTACATGCTTCGGCGGGGCTTTCGCATAAGAGGGAAGAGGGATCCGCGATTCCAGCCTGTCACCAATCGATGGGGGCTCGAAGATCACGAACCAGTTTCTTGCTGTTTCCTGGCAACGAATGAAACCCATGATCTCGATACCAAGGCACCAGATCCTCGTTCAACGCCTGGACATACATGGCGCGACAGCCCACGTTCTCCGCCAGAGACCTTGCTTTCATTATCGCCTCTTTCAGCAGCAGGGGACCTTGTCTATCGCATCCAAGCGACTTTCGTCCCCCATGCCGGAACTTCTGGTTAACACCAAGCCTTCCAAGCAGAACGCACGGAATGTTCCCGGTAATGCCCATCCCGGGTTTCACATCCTCCGGCAAGGCTCTGAACTGCAGATAATACATGTTCAAAGAGAAAAAACCGATTATCGTACCATCCGTACCCAAGGCGACATAAACGGTGCAGCTTCCATGCTCCTGCTGTTCCCAAGCGTCCTTCTGGAGCCAGATATCGATTTCGGATTCGCCGCAAAGGAACTTGTCCAGTTCTATGGTTTCATCGAGTTTGACAACCCTGTCCCACAGTACGCCGCTCCCCATGCAACCCCCTCGTGCGTCACTCTGCCAGAAAGGATTTCAGCCAGTCGGCGTCTTCCTGGGTGATGAATGTCCGGTCAGACACATCAGCCAGGTTCGGTATCGGTGCCGCATGGCTCTTGGAAGGATCCGCCTGCAATGCGGAATAATAATCCAGCATGCTCTCCCGCGTTATGACTTTTTCGCCGGATTTCCTCGCATCAGACCACGGATCCTCGGCATGGCTCATTTCCTCAAGCCTGTCTCCAAGGTCCCCGTCCTCAACATCCCTGTACGATTCCATGACACGATCGACCAGAGACCGCTCCTCCAAGGCCAGCCCGTCGGCATCTCCGTCGGGAATCTCACGCGGGAAGAGGTACTTATGACCCTTACAATACGTAAAGACCTCCGGCACTACAGGGCCATGCTCCCACGCCTCGATCGGTTCATCAAACAGTTCCCGGTCCTTTGCCACAAGCATCCATGACTGGCAGTAATAAAGCAGCTTCTGCAGTGCGAATGTCGTGGTCATGTGACCCTGTGCATCCCTTTGTTCAAGGATATAACGGGCGACGTCCTTTGCTTTCGCCATGCTTTTCACCACCTTCTCGTGCCCCAAAGTCGTGGGACGTGGAACTCCCCCACACCACTATGCCAATCGGCCAATTTTACTCGCAAGCAAATTATAGCAGCGACGCATTACATAATCCAAGCCAGCCGATTACTCGATGCCGAGCGCGTTGTCAAGTTTGAGCATGGCCTGTTTGCGTTCGTCCAGGCCGGCGGTCCGGTAGCCATGGTCATGGCCTCGCTGGAGTGGACTCTCCAGCGCTGGTCTTGGGTTTCCTGCCGCCTACGCCTTTACGTGACTTGACCCATTCGTCGTGCCGCTGGCGTTCCTCGGCGTCAATCTCCTCCTGGGTGCGTTCCCTGCCAGCGGGCAGAAGGGTTTGAGGCAGGTTGAGGGCCTGGGGTATGGCTTGGACGGCGTCGGCGCGCTGCTCGGCGTCCACAGTGGTGTAGATGTCGTCCACTTTGACGCTGGTGTGGCCGATCATCTCCTCGATGGCCTTGGTGTCCTTGCCGGCCCGGCGCATGAGGGTGACGGCGCTGTAACGGGTCTCGTGCCCGGTGCGCTCCCGGGGGTCCATGCCAGCCGCCGCGACCAGCGCTTTGAACTCCCGGGTGTCCTTGGCCCATATGCGCGGCGACCCGTCGCGCTCGCGGAAGATGAGACCGTAAGGGTTGGGCCAGTCCTCGGTGGCCTGTAAATAGAAGCACATGACCTGGGCGAGCTCGGGCACGATTGGCACCGGCCTGGCCTTGCCCGACTTGGGGGCGACCAAGCACAGGCGTCCGGTCAGATGCTCCATGAGGTACCCGTCGGGGACGCGCCACTTGGCGTCCGGGCACAGCCCCCCCGTGGAGCGGCCGCATGGCCAGCGGCCGTCGACCTTGGGACCGCACCCGTGGTCGCGGGGTATTTGCGCCAACGAGCGCCTTAGATCGTACCAGGGGCGCTGCCCGTCCAGGTGGAGGTATTTGAGCTGGGCGCCGAGGATCTCGGACTGGCGCATGCCCGTGAACAGGCGCCACCACCAGATGGCGGCCTGGCTTGGCGGCATGTCGAGGGTGGCCATGAGCAGGGACTTGAGCTCGGGCACGCTGAACGCCCGCCGACCCGTGTCCACCTCGGACAGGCCGCGCACTTTGACGCCTTTGACCGGGTTGATCTGGATGACCCTATCGCCCAGGGCCAGGTCGAATATCTGGTCCAGGCACGTCCATAATTGGTGCCGGTAGCTGACGGAGCGGCCGTCCTCCTTGGCGCGGTCGAGGATGCGCTGGATGGTGGTGGGGACGAAGTCCGCGATGCGCAGACTCATCCAGTCCTTGCAGTACTTCTCCACGCAGGTGCGGTAGGCGCCCCAGGTGGACGGGGCGACGCGCTGCTGGGCGGAGGAGAGGAAGAGGTCGGCGTATTTGCGCAGGCTGGCGCTCTTGTCGCTGATGGCGCCGGTGTCGCGTATCTCCTTGCGTGCGGCGGCGAGCTTGGCCTTGACTTCGGCGCTGGTCTTGCCGGTGAAGGTCTTTCGGATGCGCTTGCCGTCGGCGTCGTAGCCGAGGTCGAGCCGGACCTTCCAGCGTTGCACCCGCTTGCGTTCGATCGTGCCGTCGCTCTTTTTAACGGTGTATGAGCTCCAGTAGGTGTACGGCTTGGCGGCCCCGGTCCCACGGCTCTTCGGCATCTAGATTCCTCCCCCAAAAATGTTTGTGCCCCATTTGTGCCCCATCCTACTACAGGCTAGTAGGGGTATAGTAAGGATGTAGTAAGGCTGTAATCGTTGCAATTCCGCCATTCTTGTTTGTCGGCGCCGCCTTAAATATAATCCAATCGCCAGACTTCTAATCTGTAGGTCGCGAGTTCGAGTCTCGCCGGGGTCACGAAGGGGTAGCGACCAGGTTGGGCGATCGTCACTTCCACGAAGCCGCCTTGGGCCGGTTGGAGGGCCAAGGCCTTGCTAGCGGGCGAACCGGTGGCGGGGGCGGCCAACTGGGCGTCAGTCCGGCCTGGCTGGGTGATCAGGTAGCGGCCCTCGGACCAGACCGTGTCGAACTGGGCTCCAATCAGGTGGAAGGACAGGGGCAGGTTGGGGCCCGCGTTCAAGAGCCACAAGCGGACCCTGCCGCCGGCCGGCGC encodes the following:
- a CDS encoding Panacea domain-containing protein, whose translation is MAKAKDVARYILEQRDAQGHMTTTFALQKLLYYCQSWMLVAKDRELFDEPIEAWEHGPVVPEVFTYCKGHKYLFPREIPDGDADGLALEERSLVDRVMESYRDVEDGDLGDRLEEMSHAEDPWSDARKSGEKVITRESMLDYYSALQADPSKSHAAPIPNLADVSDRTFITQEDADWLKSFLAE
- a CDS encoding tyrosine-type recombinase/integrase, whose protein sequence is MPKSRGTGAAKPYTYWSSYTVKKSDGTIERKRVQRWKVRLDLGYDADGKRIRKTFTGKTSAEVKAKLAAARKEIRDTGAISDKSASLRKYADLFLSSAQQRVAPSTWGAYRTCVEKYCKDWMSLRIADFVPTTIQRILDRAKEDGRSVSYRHQLWTCLDQIFDLALGDRVIQINPVKGVKVRGLSEVDTGRRAFSVPELKSLLMATLDMPPSQAAIWWWRLFTGMRQSEILGAQLKYLHLDGQRPWYDLRRSLAQIPRDHGCGPKVDGRWPCGRSTGGLCPDAKWRVPDGYLMEHLTGRLCLVAPKSGKARPVPIVPELAQVMCFYLQATEDWPNPYGLIFRERDGSPRIWAKDTREFKALVAAAGMDPRERTGHETRYSAVTLMRRAGKDTKAIEEMIGHTSVKVDDIYTTVDAEQRADAVQAIPQALNLPQTLLPAGRERTQEEIDAEERQRHDEWVKSRKGVGGRKPKTSAGESTPARP
- a CDS encoding GNAT family N-acetyltransferase, coding for MGSGVLWDRVVKLDETIELDKFLCGESEIDIWLQKDAWEQQEHGSCTVYVALGTDGTIIGFFSLNMYYLQFRALPEDVKPGMGITGNIPCVLLGRLGVNQKFRHGGRKSLGCDRQGPLLLKEAIMKARSLAENVGCRAMYVQALNEDLVPWYRDHGFHSLPGNSKKLVRDLRAPIDW